The following DNA comes from Sphingomonas flavescens.
GGCCGACCAGCCATTTCGCCGCAGACACGGACGGTGACCCCGGCGGCATTGGCCTGATCGAGCACGCGCTTCAGGAAGCGAAAGATCGCGGGACTTAGCCAATCGTAGCGCTGGGCCAGTCGTGGATCGGAACGGTCGGCCGCGAATAAAAATTGGGTGAGGTCGTTCGTGCCGATCGACAGGAAGTCGACGCGCGGCAGCAGTATATCGAGGGTTTCGGCGAGGCTCGGCACTTCGAGCATGGCACCAAACTCGATCTTCTTGGGCAGCTTGCGGTGGGCGTTCCGCGCCCATTCGACCTGCTCCTCGAACAGCGCCCGCGCTTCCTCATACTCCCACGGTTCGGAAATCATCGGGAACATGACGCGGAGAATCTTGCCGGCCGAGGCGTCGATAAGCGCGCGCGCCTGCGCCTTCATCAGCGTGGTCCGGTCGAGCGACAGGCGAATTGCGCGCCAGCCCATGGCCGGGTTTTCCGCCTGCTCGGATGTTTCGTCGATCAGGTACGGCAGCACCTTGTCGCCGCCGATGTCCACGGTGCGGAACACGACCGGGCGGTCGCCCGCTTCATCGAGAACCTTTGTATACAGCCGCTGCTGGCGGTCGCGGCCCGGGAGCGTCGCGGAGACCAGGAACTGGAACTCGGTCCTGAAAAGGCCGATCCCATCCGCGCCCGTCATCCGGAGCGCGGCCGCGTCTTCCGCCAGACCGGCATTGACCATGACGCTTGCCTTGACCCCGTCGAGCGTCACGGCCGGCAGCGACTTAAGCGCTGCGAATTCGGCGCGCCGCTTCTGGCTCATCGTCATCCGCTGGTCGAAGCCGGTGGAAAGCTGGCGCGTCGGGCGAATGATCACGCTGCCGTTGTCGCCATCGACGAGGATCGTCTCCCCATCTTCGACGCTGTGACGGATGTCGTTCAGGCGCCCAATCACGGGCACGCCGATCGCCCGCGCCACGATTACCATGTGCGAGGTGAGCGAGCCTTCCTCAAGCAGCACGGCCTTCAGTCGGCGCCGGTCATATTCCAAGAGTTCGGCGGGCCCGAGGTTGCGCGCGATCAGCACGGCGTCCTGGGCAAGACCGGTTTGAGCAGCTGTCCCCATGCGGCCCGACACGATCCGTAACAGACGGTTCGACAAGTCCTCGAGGTCATGCATCCGCTCTTTCAAAAGCGGATCATCGATTTCCTGCATACGTGCCCGCGTGCGCTGCTGGACGCGCTCGATCGCCGCCTCGGCCGTCAGTCCGCTGTCGATCGCGGTGTTGATCCGCCGCGACCAGCCCTCGTCGTAGGCGAACATGCGGTAGGTCTCGAGGATCTCCTGATGCTCGCCCGCGGTACCAAACTCGACGTCGCGGGCCATGTTGTCGATCTGCTCGCGCATCTTGCGGAACGCGCCGTAGACTCTGTCGCGCTCGGCCTCGGTGTCTTCGGCCACGGTGTGCTCGACAACAACGCGCGGCTCATGAAAGACAGCTTGTCCCTTGGCCATGCCCGCGACCAGCTTGAGGCCGGACAGACGGAGCGGCCCGGCGCTGCGCAGCCGGCTTCGGCGGGCACCGTCGACCAGCCGCGCCGCGGCGATCA
Coding sequences within:
- the ptsP gene encoding phosphoenolpyruvate--protein phosphotransferase is translated as MPLSAAASAREILTGLHDIMGARGSAQAKLDKVVNLIAASMRSEVCSIYLLRDNKLELFATHGLRKEAVHVTRLSMGEGLVGTIAAEGRVLNLAEAAEHPAFAYKPETGEESFHSFAGVPIVRLESPIGVLAVQHADPRRYDEIEIEALQTVAMVLSEMIAAARLVDGARRSRLRSAGPLRLSGLKLVAGMAKGQAVFHEPRVVVEHTVAEDTEAERDRVYGAFRKMREQIDNMARDVEFGTAGEHQEILETYRMFAYDEGWSRRINTAIDSGLTAEAAIERVQQRTRARMQEIDDPLLKERMHDLEDLSNRLLRIVSGRMGTAAQTGLAQDAVLIARNLGPAELLEYDRRRLKAVLLEEGSLTSHMVIVARAIGVPVIGRLNDIRHSVEDGETILVDGDNGSVIIRPTRQLSTGFDQRMTMSQKRRAEFAALKSLPAVTLDGVKASVMVNAGLAEDAAALRMTGADGIGLFRTEFQFLVSATLPGRDRQQRLYTKVLDEAGDRPVVFRTVDIGGDKVLPYLIDETSEQAENPAMGWRAIRLSLDRTTLMKAQARALIDASAGKILRVMFPMISEPWEYEEARALFEEQVEWARNAHRKLPKKIEFGAMLEVPSLAETLDILLPRVDFLSIGTNDLTQFLFAADRSDPRLAQRYDWLSPAIFRFLKRVLDQANAAGVTVRVCGEMAGRPLEAMALFGIGAQNFSITPAGIGPLKAMIRSLDAGAIRTKMSHLLTKPPKDMRKALTDWARKHNVTIG